In Fibrobacter sp. UWH4, a single genomic region encodes these proteins:
- a CDS encoding DedA family protein, with the protein MNKKFFALALISLFAVAAFAEPTVADTVAQAAPVKSTGIYTQIIDWYNEHLNYWSIALLMAVESSFIPFPSELVVPPAAYKALQPGSGLSIVLIVIAASAGALVGAYINYFLAKFLGRPIIYKFADSRLGHFLLLDTQKLEKAENYFREHGAISTFVGRLITVIRQLISIPAGIANMKLIPFTLYTFLGATIWNCVLAGLGYLAHGQKDIIEKYNSELAIALLAFGALFIGYMVWNAVKTTKK; encoded by the coding sequence ATGAATAAAAAATTTTTCGCCTTAGCACTTATTAGCTTGTTCGCAGTAGCGGCATTCGCCGAGCCCACCGTAGCCGATACAGTCGCCCAAGCGGCCCCGGTCAAATCTACGGGAATCTACACCCAGATTATTGACTGGTATAACGAGCATCTGAATTACTGGTCCATCGCCCTCCTGATGGCCGTCGAAAGTTCATTCATTCCATTCCCGTCGGAGCTCGTGGTGCCCCCCGCCGCCTACAAGGCGCTGCAGCCGGGCTCGGGGCTCAGCATCGTGCTGATTGTCATCGCCGCAAGCGCAGGCGCCCTCGTCGGAGCGTACATCAACTACTTCCTCGCCAAGTTCCTCGGTCGACCAATTATCTACAAATTCGCCGACAGCCGTCTAGGACATTTCCTGTTGCTGGACACGCAGAAGCTCGAAAAGGCAGAAAATTACTTCCGTGAACACGGAGCCATTTCTACGTTCGTGGGCCGCCTCATCACCGTGATCCGCCAGCTGATTTCTATCCCGGCGGGTATCGCGAACATGAAGCTGATTCCATTCACCCTGTACACTTTCCTGGGCGCCACCATCTGGAACTGTGTCCTTGCGGGCCTCGGCTACCTCGCCCACGGCCAGAAGGACATTATCGAGAAATACAATTCCGAGCTCGCCATCGCCCTCCTCGCCTTCGGCGCCCTCTTTATCGGCTACATGGTCTGGAACGCCGTAAAGACTACCAAAAAGTAG
- a CDS encoding ABC transporter ATP-binding protein → MPNVKIDPNDIAIRLKGLKKSFGPQDVLCDVNLDIRRGETMVIIGKSGGGKSVILKHMIGLLQPDGGEVTVDGVTISTPKFFDTHTIRRKMGMLFQMGALFDSMDTGENIAFALREHHPELSEKQIQDVVTEKLQMINLVPEFRTKMPSELSGGMRKRVALARAIALNPEILLYDEPTTGLDPITSDVINDLILDMQSKLGVTSVVVTHDMVSAFKVADRIAMLYNGRIIEVGTVDEIKNTSNPYVHQFITGQRKISVEEGEA, encoded by the coding sequence ATGCCTAACGTAAAAATCGACCCGAACGATATTGCCATTCGCCTCAAGGGACTCAAGAAATCCTTTGGCCCGCAGGATGTGCTTTGCGACGTGAACCTTGACATTCGCCGTGGCGAGACGATGGTGATTATCGGCAAGTCCGGTGGCGGAAAGTCCGTGATTCTTAAGCACATGATTGGCCTGTTGCAGCCGGACGGCGGTGAGGTGACTGTGGACGGCGTGACGATCAGTACGCCGAAGTTTTTCGATACGCATACGATCCGCCGCAAGATGGGCATGCTTTTCCAGATGGGTGCGCTCTTTGACTCGATGGATACCGGCGAGAATATCGCGTTTGCCCTGCGTGAACATCACCCGGAACTTTCCGAGAAGCAGATTCAGGATGTGGTCACCGAAAAACTCCAGATGATTAACCTGGTGCCCGAATTCCGTACCAAGATGCCGTCTGAACTTTCGGGTGGTATGCGCAAGCGTGTTGCCTTGGCCCGTGCGATTGCACTGAATCCTGAAATCCTGTTGTACGACGAACCGACGACCGGTTTGGACCCCATTACGAGCGATGTGATTAACGACTTGATTCTCGATATGCAGAGCAAGCTCGGGGTGACGTCTGTGGTGGTGACGCACGACATGGTGAGTGCCTTCAAGGTGGCCGACCGTATCGCGATGCTTTACAACGGCCGCATTATCGAGGTGGGGACGGTGGACGAAATCAAGAACACCAGCAACCCCTACGTGCACCAGTTTATTACCGGACAGCGCAAGATTTCCGTGGAAGAGGGCGAAGCGTAA
- a CDS encoding ATP-binding protein: MAESLYSDSPYLLVLSVLALLLSLAYPMLMSSKMTAKALPSALRQMIIINIAWNLGGVIGILFFDGTVEVGTPQYIGRMILFGLQAIFWIRLTLVTYSIGELVVFNKRNSFGYLMSVLSGVVVLLFTLLLIFAPEAVAGITVLGMHPFEKAPIFSSFAVAYILFVAPFGFLMVYQLLRGTLHSLDATITQTGGYMVSCYAVLMILAVLFDFVIPIAKHFETGVGSFHFMVWHQFLSLFLAVLSGQYYTSARFRDKSAYWFLQKLISKIEDGVIYFDDRGKIEFANYGASKLLGQSAASLCGRSIKSLFPPNLDFFRETVYSDVRVSIDGETHVLKIHFFKCRQTLMTVLNVAFFTDQSKTLLLQQNIKTLNEQYVEYTHDLVRYQDRLNKEARVKAEKENVLNTLINALPFRVWYKSELGVYQTQNQMDLDKRGSRGGARDNPDDISEYETDAREKGEVKVYTSFETADGKEISQDEANRLAKNGELVQTFDNMYIPIIQGTAPYKTLCLKVDMTEQRRLEQERNMLREQKFIHSRLEELGTMCGAFAHDYNNILGSQIGFCELAIEMLSPDNDAYELVCEAKKAAERGKVSIAELLNVIRGNANAATPAMVFSPYMIIEDVVKKISLTLPPNIVVHSENLDKKLKIKGIVASLDRIISNMANNAIFAMKQTGGTLTFGLSPVTLETQLVTPYAPPVPAGNYAKFEIADTGSGMDSGTLERIFAPFFTTKAPGEGLGLGLSSALRLLKEGNAYFTVQTTLGEGTTFYLYWPLETETKED, translated from the coding sequence ATGGCTGAGAGCCTTTATTCCGATTCGCCGTACCTCTTGGTACTTTCGGTGCTGGCATTGTTGCTGTCGCTGGCGTACCCGATGTTGATGAGCAGCAAGATGACGGCAAAGGCTCTCCCGTCTGCGCTTCGGCAAATGATTATAATCAACATCGCCTGGAACTTGGGCGGTGTGATTGGCATTCTGTTCTTTGACGGAACGGTCGAGGTCGGCACGCCGCAATATATTGGGCGAATGATCTTGTTCGGTCTCCAGGCAATTTTCTGGATCAGGCTGACGCTGGTTACCTACAGTATCGGTGAGCTAGTCGTTTTCAACAAACGCAATTCCTTCGGCTACCTGATGTCGGTGTTGAGCGGCGTAGTTGTTTTGCTGTTTACTCTTTTGCTGATTTTTGCTCCGGAAGCGGTTGCTGGAATCACTGTTCTGGGAATGCATCCCTTTGAGAAGGCTCCCATCTTTTCAAGCTTTGCTGTCGCCTATATTTTATTTGTCGCCCCGTTTGGTTTCCTTATGGTGTACCAGCTTTTGCGCGGAACGCTTCATTCGCTTGATGCAACCATTACGCAGACGGGCGGCTACATGGTGTCCTGTTATGCCGTCCTGATGATTCTTGCGGTCCTGTTCGATTTTGTCATTCCGATTGCGAAACATTTCGAGACGGGGGTAGGAAGTTTTCATTTCATGGTGTGGCATCAGTTCCTTAGCCTTTTCTTGGCGGTGCTTAGCGGGCAGTATTACACGTCGGCCCGTTTCCGGGACAAGAGTGCCTACTGGTTCTTGCAGAAACTCATTAGCAAGATTGAAGATGGCGTGATTTACTTTGACGACCGAGGCAAGATCGAATTCGCTAATTACGGAGCTTCCAAGTTGCTTGGGCAGTCTGCCGCAAGCCTTTGCGGTCGCTCGATCAAGAGCCTGTTTCCTCCGAATCTCGATTTTTTCCGCGAGACGGTCTACAGTGACGTGCGTGTTTCTATCGATGGGGAAACGCATGTGCTCAAGATTCATTTTTTCAAGTGTCGCCAGACGCTGATGACGGTTCTGAATGTCGCCTTTTTTACCGACCAGTCCAAGACGCTTTTGCTGCAGCAGAATATCAAAACGCTGAACGAACAGTACGTGGAGTACACGCACGATCTGGTGCGTTACCAGGACCGCCTGAATAAGGAAGCGAGGGTCAAGGCCGAAAAGGAAAACGTGCTGAACACCTTGATCAACGCACTCCCGTTCAGAGTGTGGTACAAGAGCGAACTGGGTGTCTACCAGACGCAGAACCAGATGGACCTGGACAAGCGCGGATCCCGTGGCGGTGCCCGCGATAATCCCGACGATATTTCGGAGTACGAAACCGATGCCCGCGAGAAGGGCGAGGTCAAGGTCTACACCTCTTTCGAAACTGCTGACGGCAAGGAAATTTCCCAGGACGAGGCGAACAGGCTCGCGAAGAACGGCGAACTGGTTCAGACGTTCGACAACATGTACATTCCCATTATCCAGGGGACGGCTCCCTACAAGACTTTGTGTCTTAAGGTTGACATGACGGAGCAGCGCAGGCTCGAACAGGAACGTAACATGCTCCGCGAACAGAAGTTCATCCATTCGAGACTCGAGGAACTGGGTACGATGTGCGGCGCCTTTGCGCACGACTACAACAATATCCTGGGTTCGCAGATCGGCTTCTGCGAATTGGCGATCGAAATGCTTTCTCCGGACAACGATGCCTATGAATTAGTCTGTGAAGCAAAGAAGGCGGCGGAACGCGGAAAAGTCTCTATCGCGGAATTGCTGAACGTGATTCGTGGCAACGCCAATGCGGCAACGCCTGCAATGGTGTTCTCTCCGTATATGATTATCGAGGACGTTGTCAAGAAGATTTCTCTGACTCTTCCGCCCAATATCGTGGTTCACAGCGAAAACTTGGACAAGAAACTGAAAATCAAGGGCATCGTGGCGTCGTTGGACCGCATCATCAGCAATATGGCGAACAACGCAATCTTTGCCATGAAGCAGACGGGTGGCACGCTTACCTTCGGCCTCTCGCCGGTGACGCTCGAAACCCAGCTGGTGACCCCGTACGCACCTCCCGTGCCGGCCGGAAATTATGCCAAGTTCGAAATCGCCGATACGGGCTCGGGGATGGATTCGGGGACCCTGGAACGCATTTTTGCACCGTTCTTTACGACCAAGGCGCCCGGAGAGGGGCTCGGGCTTGGGCTTTCGTCTGCACTTAGGCTCCTAAAAGAGGGTAATGCCTACTTTACGGTGCAGACAACTTTGGGCGAAGGAACTACATTTTATCTATATTGGCCACTGGAAACTGAAACGAAGGAGGACTAG
- the dnaB gene encoding replicative DNA helicase has product MPDFENQQNNFEGRQVPMDLEAERCLLGSILRDPDVMGSAIMTIKDESFFYLEKHQLIWTALCTLNRNVTPIDLVTLASELETMNKLALVGGREYLFELMESVASSANTEWHIELLRKKATLRKLIKSSSTIIKNAMDPAALPDEVLQDAERDIFAIADDQIKDSLKPIQSFVTPLLERLNNRKDGITGIRTGISELDELTNGLQNSDLIILAARPGVGKTSFALTIAANAAINYHHNVAFFSLEMDGVQLAQRLLCSQAQIDQSKLRNGYLNSDEKKKLIAAVSPIQQAPLYVDDNADLGIMELMSKARQLKRKGKLDLLIIDYLQLMKTGKEENRAVAIGAISRGLKILAKEMQIPVIALAQLSRKVEEKGRERPQLSDLRESGSIEQDADMVWFVERKFVQTHREEDKHSAELIVAKHRNGSVKDIPMTFIPEYTTFYDAAPEGEEGGEAYAYDDSGDMGATDFGSF; this is encoded by the coding sequence ATGCCTGATTTTGAAAACCAACAGAACAATTTTGAAGGCCGTCAGGTCCCGATGGATCTTGAGGCGGAACGTTGCCTGCTCGGTAGTATTTTGCGCGATCCGGACGTGATGGGGAGTGCCATCATGACCATCAAGGACGAAAGCTTTTTTTATCTGGAAAAGCACCAGCTGATATGGACAGCCCTCTGTACGCTCAACCGTAATGTGACTCCGATCGACTTGGTGACTTTGGCCTCGGAACTCGAGACCATGAACAAGCTAGCACTCGTGGGTGGCCGCGAATACTTGTTTGAACTCATGGAATCGGTTGCGTCTTCGGCGAATACGGAATGGCATATCGAGCTGTTGCGCAAGAAGGCGACTCTCCGCAAGCTGATCAAGTCGTCTTCAACGATTATCAAGAATGCAATGGATCCGGCGGCGTTGCCTGACGAAGTCTTGCAGGATGCCGAACGTGATATCTTTGCGATTGCCGACGACCAGATCAAGGATTCTCTCAAGCCGATCCAGAGCTTCGTGACTCCGCTCCTGGAACGCCTGAATAACCGCAAGGATGGCATTACGGGTATTCGTACGGGAATTTCGGAACTCGATGAACTCACGAACGGTCTCCAGAATTCCGACTTGATTATTCTGGCGGCGCGTCCGGGTGTGGGTAAGACTTCTTTTGCCCTGACGATTGCGGCGAATGCGGCCATCAACTACCACCACAACGTGGCGTTTTTCAGTCTCGAAATGGACGGAGTGCAGCTTGCCCAGCGTCTGCTTTGCTCCCAGGCGCAGATCGACCAGAGCAAGCTCCGTAACGGTTACCTGAACAGTGACGAAAAGAAGAAGCTAATCGCGGCCGTGTCGCCTATCCAGCAGGCTCCGCTCTATGTCGACGACAACGCGGACCTCGGCATCATGGAACTCATGAGCAAGGCGCGCCAGCTCAAGCGCAAGGGAAAACTTGACCTGCTGATTATTGACTACCTGCAGCTGATGAAAACCGGCAAGGAAGAAAACCGTGCGGTCGCCATCGGTGCGATTTCGCGTGGCTTGAAAATTCTCGCGAAGGAAATGCAGATTCCCGTGATTGCGCTTGCCCAGCTTAGCCGTAAGGTCGAAGAAAAGGGACGCGAACGCCCGCAGCTTTCCGACCTTCGTGAATCGGGTTCTATCGAACAGGACGCCGACATGGTGTGGTTCGTGGAACGCAAGTTCGTGCAGACCCACCGCGAAGAAGATAAACATTCTGCAGAACTTATCGTGGCGAAACACCGTAACGGTTCCGTCAAGGACATCCCGATGACGTTCATTCCGGAATACACCACATTCTACGACGCAGCCCCCGAAGGCGAAGAGGGTGGCGAGGCCTATGCCTACGACGACTCCGGCGACATGGGCGCAACCGATTTCGGAAGTTTCTAG
- a CDS encoding sigma-54-dependent Fis family transcriptional regulator, with translation MNILIADLDQKFIEGVERSWSVPGTNLLVCRNEAGLMPLVKKDSIDLAFIEVPFLMQDNMDMVSFLKEKHPGIEIFVLCDDRNWQGAASAITRGANSFLKKPVTLSLLESTARKIQSQLQNRTNNQLMESQVLDSLLGNTPEMRKILKTVYKVAPTNSTVLITGESGSGKEFLANVIHRYSKRATEPFVAVNCGAIPENLVESELFGSKKGSYTGSTTDKKGLFESANGGTLFLDEVGELSAATQVKLLRFLQSHEIRRVGETEPRYLDVRVLAATNRDLQESMQKGTFREDLYYRLNTFHLMLPPLRERKPALPNLIKYFILKNKDAQGKEIVDLEPAALYALTKYPYPGNIRELENIIEHAIVLAEGGVIRLEDLPEEVQECAREKTMAIPHIKGESPEPIEAEVERLPGISFEGTGKSSASEQKSAAEGDSEEILSLEEMERRHILHALSVCGGNKTEVCKRLGISRATLWRKLKELKIMMDGDDA, from the coding sequence ATGAATATCCTGATCGCGGATTTGGATCAGAAGTTTATCGAGGGCGTGGAGCGTTCCTGGTCGGTGCCAGGGACCAATTTGTTGGTATGCCGTAACGAAGCCGGGCTCATGCCCCTCGTCAAGAAGGATTCGATAGACCTTGCGTTTATCGAGGTTCCGTTCCTGATGCAGGACAACATGGACATGGTGAGTTTCCTGAAGGAAAAACACCCTGGAATCGAGATATTTGTGCTTTGCGACGACCGCAACTGGCAGGGTGCCGCCTCGGCGATTACGCGCGGGGCGAACAGTTTCCTGAAAAAGCCAGTCACTCTTTCCCTGCTGGAATCGACCGCCCGCAAAATCCAGTCGCAGTTGCAGAACCGCACGAACAACCAGCTCATGGAATCCCAGGTGCTGGACAGCCTTCTGGGCAATACGCCCGAGATGCGCAAAATTTTGAAGACGGTCTACAAGGTGGCGCCTACCAACAGCACCGTTCTTATTACCGGCGAGTCCGGTTCGGGTAAGGAATTCCTGGCGAATGTCATTCACCGTTACAGCAAGCGTGCGACAGAACCGTTTGTGGCAGTGAACTGCGGCGCCATTCCCGAGAACCTGGTCGAAAGCGAACTTTTCGGTAGCAAGAAGGGCTCCTATACGGGCTCGACGACCGACAAGAAGGGCCTGTTCGAATCCGCGAACGGCGGTACGCTTTTCCTGGACGAAGTGGGAGAACTGTCTGCCGCTACCCAGGTGAAGTTATTGCGCTTCTTGCAAAGCCACGAAATCAGGCGCGTGGGCGAGACCGAACCTCGTTATTTGGATGTCCGCGTGCTTGCGGCGACCAACCGCGATTTGCAGGAATCCATGCAGAAGGGAACCTTCCGCGAAGACCTTTATTACCGCCTGAACACATTCCACCTGATGCTTCCTCCGCTCCGTGAAAGGAAGCCCGCGCTCCCGAACCTGATCAAGTACTTCATCTTGAAGAACAAGGATGCGCAGGGGAAAGAAATTGTCGACCTGGAACCGGCAGCCCTGTATGCGCTCACCAAGTATCCGTATCCGGGCAATATCCGCGAACTGGAAAATATCATCGAACATGCCATCGTGCTTGCCGAAGGTGGCGTAATCCGCTTAGAAGATTTGCCCGAAGAAGTGCAGGAATGCGCCCGCGAAAAGACGATGGCGATTCCGCATATCAAGGGGGAATCCCCGGAACCGATCGAGGCTGAAGTTGAAAGACTACCGGGCATTTCGTTTGAAGGGACGGGTAAGTCGAGTGCCTCGGAACAGAAGTCGGCAGCGGAAGGCGATTCCGAAGAAATCCTCTCGCTTGAGGAGATGGAACGCCGTCATATCCTGCATGCGCTGAGTGTGTGCGGCGGAAACAAGACCGAAGTCTGCAAGCGACTTGGAATTAGCCGTGCGACCCTGTGGCGTAAATTGAAAGAACTCAAGATTATGATGGATGGCGACGATGCCTGA
- a CDS encoding ABC transporter permease, whose translation MSIVLLPFAWLGKIIVTGIANIGEVVCILLNTLKQLRYIHKNPSLIVKQMISIGVSSLPLLFVTSIFTGMVATVQAEFEFHNLVADKFVGTAACKMILIELGPLLTAIVLSGRVGSAVAAELGSMKEKEELAAYTVLGLEPYRYLALPRFVAFFTMVPCLTVISNALAIIGGWIVCVLGLDITTYTYVTGMQYLFDPMDLWSGVLKSFVFGTLIFLLGYYHGINAKAGARGVGIATMSVVVSSCLMILIADFVMDAILFF comes from the coding sequence ATGTCGATTGTTTTGCTCCCCTTTGCCTGGCTTGGAAAGATTATCGTGACCGGTATTGCCAATATCGGTGAAGTGGTGTGCATCCTGTTGAACACGCTGAAACAGTTGCGCTATATCCATAAGAATCCGTCGCTGATTGTAAAGCAGATGATATCGATTGGCGTGTCGTCGCTTCCACTGCTGTTCGTGACCTCCATTTTTACGGGCATGGTTGCGACGGTACAGGCAGAATTTGAATTTCACAATCTGGTTGCAGACAAGTTTGTGGGAACGGCCGCTTGCAAGATGATCTTGATCGAACTTGGACCACTCCTCACGGCGATTGTGCTTTCGGGCCGCGTGGGCTCTGCCGTGGCGGCAGAACTCGGTTCCATGAAAGAAAAGGAAGAATTGGCTGCTTACACGGTGCTCGGACTTGAACCATACCGTTACTTGGCTCTCCCGCGTTTTGTGGCTTTCTTTACGATGGTGCCCTGCCTTACGGTGATTTCGAATGCGCTAGCCATTATAGGTGGTTGGATCGTGTGCGTACTTGGTCTTGACATTACGACCTATACCTACGTGACCGGGATGCAGTACCTGTTCGACCCGATGGACCTGTGGTCCGGTGTGCTCAAGTCGTTTGTCTTTGGAACCTTGATTTTCTTGCTGGGTTACTACCACGGCATCAATGCCAAGGCGGGTGCCCGAGGCGTGGGAATTGCCACGATGAGCGTGGTGGTTTCCAGTTGCCTTATGATTTTGATTGCTGACTTTGTGATGGACGCCATCCTGTTCTTCTAA
- a CDS encoding response regulator — MSTILIIDDDEQFNLMMKKALEIKGYNVETAKNGREAKALYQNKTYDVIITDIIMPDVDGYEVILDLRRLGMSDRTIAVSGGGRTSAEDYLMTAQHFDAAATFNKPVELQALRAKVEEIIKSHAS; from the coding sequence GTGTCTACTATCCTGATTATCGATGACGACGAACAGTTCAACCTCATGATGAAAAAGGCTCTTGAAATCAAGGGCTACAACGTCGAGACTGCCAAGAATGGTCGCGAAGCCAAGGCTTTGTACCAGAACAAGACCTACGACGTGATCATCACCGACATCATTATGCCGGATGTGGACGGTTATGAAGTAATCCTGGACCTGCGTCGCTTGGGAATGAGCGACCGTACCATTGCCGTCAGCGGCGGTGGCCGTACCTCGGCCGAAGATTACCTGATGACTGCCCAGCATTTCGATGCCGCTGCGACATTCAACAAGCCCGTAGAACTGCAAGCCCTTCGCGCCAAAGTCGAAGAAATTATCAAGAGTCACGCCTCCTAG